The genomic stretch gaattgtacgttactaatgcagccacaattttatctgttgcaggatatccgaaccggagagataattggacgtggcactgaacgtgatgggctttactatgtggatgagatagctcaaaaagggactgccatgttaactcacggatcagctgaccggaaagcttggctttggcatcggcgcttgggtcatccatctatcggttacttaaaattgttatttcctagtattattcctaagcatgacatgtactgtgaaacttgtcttttatccaaaagtcatcggaactcttacccattaagtaatactcgtgttgaaaccccatttgccttagtacactctgatgtttgggggcccgcaccagttattggggggcaaggttttcgatatttcttagtttttgtggatgattgcactcgcatgacctggatatatttcatgaaacaaaaatctgaagttttgtcacactttacccatttctataaccttatccaaactcagtttcacaaaaccattcaggtacttcggtcagataatggggggagttcgttaattctaccatgaaacaactcttccaaaacaaaggtcttatacaccaaaccacatgtgctcatactcccgaacaaaacggtgtggctgaaaggaaaaatcgatctctcctcgaaatgactcgttctatgcttatagagtcaaaagccccgaaacacttctggccagaagccattgccacctcagcctatctcttaaaccgattgcccacaagtattctcaaacataaaactcctctacaagtcttgtccaccttcacaaaaattcctccgcccttgactcttgaacctcgcgtcttcggatgctccgtttttgtccacattcctaaacatgaaagaactaaactatccccttgcgctatcaaatgcgtttttgtaggatatggggtaaatcaaaaggggtataggtgtttcgatccaaagtccaaccggatgtttgttacaatgaactgcaactttcttgaaactgagtacttctttacccatcttagcggtcagggggagagtaatgttagggataacaatgatacggacccgctaagttggatctcaatgccactgccaacgccaagcaatcctgatgcggatctatcagagaaaacagtaagcaattccgctgagcaagtctctgatgtggtagagtccatcgtagaaagtggcatcgcctcaaatatttctccgttaaggttatccaatgtaagtaatcctgtggatacagataattgtttggctaacactgtaagtgcagaagaaaattcaattgaggccgaagaaagggaaattgaggaagtcgaggtcgaaggagttgaccctgacactgggaggtacatacttccaccaaggtcaaacagaggagttccacccaaaaggtatacgccagagaggattgacaagaaaaagcggtactctgttgtgaacctagccaaaggccatttatcagagatggctcgggctttcgagaatgcactatatgaggaagaagaaataccacagacatgggaagaagctatgaaattcaagcattggagggaagcaatgaagaaagagattgatgcactgattcgaaaccacacatgggagaaatgtgctctaccagaagggaaacgaccagtgggttgtcgatgggtcttcactatcaaaagaagacctgatggctcgatagaaaggtacaaggcacgacttgtcgcaaaaggctatactcagacatatggagttgactattctgagaccttctctccagtagctaagatgaacacaattcgggtgttgttatccattgctgctaatagggactggccattacaccagtttgatgtgacgaatgccttcctacatggagagttgaagaaggaagaagaagtttacATGGAGACACCCCAGGTTTTGCAACAGATTTTAAAGCAGGTGAAGGGTGCCGATTGAggaagaccttgtatggattgaagcaatctccaagagtatggtttgggaagtttgctggggcaatgattagctatggatatacacagagcaattcagaccatacgctattttttaagaagcagggtgacaagatcacatgtttaatcatatatgttgatgacatgattattacaggtgacgacctagaagagattgaggaattaaagaaaaatctttttcaggaatttgagatgaaggacttggggaatctcaagtactttcttgggattgaagtgctaaggtcaatcaaaggaatttttctgcgacaaaggaagtatatcttggacatcctagcagagaccggcctactggaatgtaaaccagcagacactcctctggcagttaatcacggattacaaatcagagaaggagccaagttggctgaccgtagtcgatatcagcgactagtcggaaaactcatatatctctcgcacactaggccagttattgcctatgcagttggggtcgtaagtcagttcatgcataagccgcagacagatcacatggaggcagcacttaggatttgtcggtatttgaagggaactccagggcatggagtgttgttcgctaaaaatgggcatcttgagattcatggttatacagatgctgactgggcagggaacccaaacgataggaagtctacagcaggctactttacctttgttggaggtaatttggtaacatggagaagtaagaagcagaaggtggtggctctttcgagtgccgaagcagaatttcgtgggattaaaagtgggttgaccgagattttatggttaaggagattgatgaaagagattaatctccctccaagcaagtgccagttgtattgtgataacaaagccgctataagcatctcacaaaatccagtacaacatgatcgaacgaagcatgtggaggttgacagacacttcatcaaagaaaacattgagaatgggattgtcgaactcccttttgttcgctctgaggatcaacttgccgacatcctaactaaagcagtcaactcaaggagctttgaagatgtgctttccaaattgagttttggagatcccaccactcaatttgagggggagtgttgagaaaaggggaagtatcaataagcattaaagaagaatagagttccaagaagcattgaagatgtgcatgcattgttccaatagtagtgtagttccatgaatatacatttattgtaggatctcaaaagtcaccaacatccctataaatatatgggtgttgagtaccatttcatcattcaatcaaaatacaataatcttctcccattgctttcttttctaaatatgttgtctataccatttaacaaTTTCTTGATCTAGCTTACGTGATTTTCGCGTAGCACGCGTATTGTTGGCTcatcctatttatattaattataccgctttatattattaataatattatttaaaaatactaTCTTCGTCCCTGgaagtttgtctcatttcacttttactatttttatggTGGACGTCATATTCAACTAATCCAttcatattcacattttattagaaaactaatatataaaagtaggacccacattctactaattttttcaacctacttttcattacatttcttaaaacccttgTCAGAttaaagtgggacaatatttgggggacggaggtagtaattaCTAATTACAAGTGTTAATAAATTGTAAAAATGTTTAGAcataatcaataaaaaaaatgacaaaatgcaTGATTGTTGATAATTAGGAAAAAAATCGAATTACACTTTGAATACTTAACTAGAATTAGAAATTACACAAGCATTTACGAGAATAACATTATTATTGAATCTTATACCAACCAGACAACTAGTATAGAATCTTCCGATTATATgttattaaaagaaaataaatactataatATACACATTTTGATTACAGTTTACTAGTACTAATCACTAGTGAGGCTTGCAATTTGTCCATATCATGTTTTTTCAATATGATAATCGTCTCAATTCCATTTCCACCACACTTGGAATCCATGAAATAAACCGTATTCATGAAGGGTATCCAGCCCAGTCCGATCCAAACCGGTTTTCCCAACCCGAAATCCACCTCATAACCCGGAAACCCAACCAAACTCGAAAAACCCAACGAAACCACCTCGTTACCAATCAAATCCGCATTCTCTTCCATGAAATTCCTACCCCCGCCGTCGACGGCCTTCACGGCTTCCCGCATTTTCCGGACAAGCTCAGCGCCGTCGTCTCCCGCCCCCGGATTCGCCCTCGACACCCCTAATATGTTCCCGAAGCTATATTCAGACATCGGCGGGTCGACCCGGCCCCGTAGGTTTACTATATGCGTCAACGCGCATGTTTTAAGCGGGTCCGATCTCACGCCCGTGGCCGTTATGAACCGGGTCCATATAAAAGCCGTTAAGGCCTCGGACCGGCTCGGCCTCCGCCCTCCGCCGTCTGAGTACCTTTCCCGAAGAGCGGCGATCTCCGACTCCGGGAAAGTGAAGATTCTCACGACGTGCTCTTCTTTCGTCAGTGCCGAGGCGGTCACGTCCACGGGAATATTCTGTGGCGGGAAATAGGTGGCCGCCTCGAACTTTGGCAGCGGCGTTGCGCTGtcggtggaggaggaggaggaccaGGCCTTGGCTAACATGAAGGCGGATAAGGCGTCTCCCACCTTGTGAGACATCGAGATTGCGACGGCGACGCCGCCGCAGCGGAAGTAGGTGGCTTGAACGGCCATGCAAAGGCCTAGGGTTTTTGGGGGGATTGCGAATTTGTAGGTGTTTTGGGGGTTTGGATTGGTGACGGCTTGAGAGAGGGTGCAGTTGGCTTCGGCTTCAGCGAAGGGGACGCCGGCGTCGTTGCAGTCGACGTagaggttgccgacgaggcggCCAGCTAGGGGGTAGTAGATGGAGAGGGTTTTGGAAAGGGATGTTTTGAGGTGGTTTGAAAATTGGGATTTGGAGATTTTGGGGTTTGATGAGTAGAAGTAGACAATGGGCATCAAGATGGGTGCAAACATTTGATCAAGAAAGGAAAGGTGGTGTTTTTGGAGAGATATTGGGGTTGGGGAAGATGGTTTGATGGTATCAATCGATGTTACTTTTGTTTCAATCTCCATTGTACCGCAATCTCTCAAAACGGATTTTGATGGCTTTTGATTTTCTTCTCACAACAATGTTAAGCGTCTAACtatttaaattgaaaatgttaACGTCTAGATCACTAAAAAATTAAAGGTACTTGCACTTTGAAGCTGTCAAGGCAACTCTACTAATATACCCCCGTCCCccaaagtttgtctcattttatcattttcatgCGTCTCACAAAGTTTGTCCCACTTGGAATCTTACCAAAAATAGCCATTAAATACACCCTCAATCTCCTCAATGTGAGACTCTTATTCCACTACACAccttcatttaatacaaagccaaacaatttcttaaaactcgctcCGGGTCAAATTGAGACAAACTTTGGGGGACGAAGGCAGTAATACTTATCATCGTTGAAATATTGTGGATTTTGATATACTATTTGaaaatgagttttaagaaatgtaaaaaatagtgggttgaaaaagcTAACTTCTGTACAGAACGGTGAAAATGAGCTCTGTTTATAAGAGAGTTGAGCTTTTCCTTTTATTCTCGTACAGCCGCCCTAGTAGTAGAAGAAGAAAACTCATATAGGTGGCTTAAAAACCCATAGAATAATGTAATATATACTGCAATTTGCTACTGCCATTTTTCGAACTTCACCAACTTGATATATAGTCAAAGATGGTGTAAGGACTTGGTAAGCATATGCATATCGGCACTGTTTTCATCGATGTGCACCTTATTGAGCTGCATAAGCGtgcatattttatctaataATATCTCACATCAATATGCTTCGATCTGTGTGCTTATTAATCAAGCCCAACTCATGTTGAATGTCGATTCAAGGAGCCCTTTTTGTTGCTCTGATTTGACATGTGATTCAAATATATATAGGTAAACTTGATTtcttagagcattcacaatggcgtctagcgcaccgcctagcgccgggatttcttagagcatccacaatggcgcctagcgcaccgcctagccgagcgccggcgctaggcggtcgctaggcgaaccattgcagaagccgaaaaccgccgagcggtttttcagaaatgaatttcgcctagcgctaggcggtcaaaaaccgctgggctatgcgctgggcgatccgctcggcgccattgcagcgcccggatcgcccaacGCATAGCCCaacggtttttttttttttaaattttcgaaacactatatatacgcgatttgcacttcattttcattcgcaccacttgtattaacgagtactctctctatcttaatttctgtacaagatcaacaccgataagtgagtaacgcgggtggtagtagtggaggtagtgggggggacgctgaggagtacgaacgtcgaatggccgaagcgcttgaggcatataccaaccgcgggataaaccaatggatgcaaagcgccttgcagccggcggtacctcgacctcggccagttgtccatcgccgacaagcgattgatcgtgatcacgtagctgcacatcagcgcctatacgaagactacttcgcagaggagccgcggttcaacgccaaccttttcaggcgacgttttaggatgagcagagccctttttatgcgtattgttaacgccttggagcagcgatatatgtatttccgcttcaggcacgatgcggctggcagacccggccacacacctattcaaaagtgcactgcggcaatccggcagttggcctacggaggcgcggcagacatgtgggacgagtacctccacatcggtgagacgacttccctggaatgtatgaagtatttctgtgaGGGCGTGATTGAGATATttagtgatcagtaccttcgaagccctaccccccaAGACTgtcaggatctgatgcagatgcacggggagaagcatgggttcccgggaatgttaggcaacatagattgtatgcattgggagtggaagaactgtcccacttcctggaaggggttctacacgaccggctataagggaaagaatcccacgatgttccccgaggccgtagctgattaccggctgtggatttggcatgcgtattttgggatagccgggtcgaacaacgacctcaacgtcctcaactcgtcgccccttttcaacgagcagtgccagggcgtcgggccagccatcagttttgtcgccaacggcaaccggcatgatatgggctactacttggccgatgggatataccctaggtggcctgtgtttgtgaagacgatccgatgcgcatcagatgagaggaagacctactttgcggcacggcaggagtcggcgcgcaaggacgtggagcgcgcatttggtgtgctccagtctcgatgggcggcggttaggggtccaacgcgtttgtggcatgtcgactgcattgttgatataatgtacgcttgtattattatgcacaacatgattgtcgaagatgaaggtgtacaactgactgattgggccaacgacgataatgaagccggtccaagctacgacgtcgccgccgccaacgtacgaggtggagtacctcacgatgaagaagccctcctccaagcacatgccgacatgcgtcagacggatgctcatattcgactccaaaaggatttaattgaagagttgtgggcgcggaggattgcaagacgttagtttttatttaaatttatgtaattttttaaaatgtaatttatttaaaatttaaataaaattgttgcattttcccgtatctgtggcgtaaatttaattccgtattttgtgtgattgttcattatttgttttatataattttgagtgatgtggctgggtTATGACTgagctatgactgggctatttgcttgttttgatgatgtgataggaggatttttagtgctgatgatatggcaggaggagtttgtggctaggctatggctgggtgAAAATCATTGTGGATACTCTTAGTTCACCATTCAGTATGTCTTATTCTAATTGGACACCTAGAGGAGAGACTGCAAATATAGTAAGAAGATGTAAAAATTTGGTTCAAAGGTACCTTTAGTTCGTGGAAGTCAACTTTAGTATGCTCTCTATAATGCAGTCTTAATAATCTTTTCGCTTTTCTATAATGTATGCATCAAATTTGTACAATATACTCCATAATTAATGTAACATAACTATAAAAAGAGTAACAAACTAATAAAAGCATGAATAGCTAAGATCATAAAATACAGTCATGAAATTAATTCACATAAATTACATTCGATCAATTTAAGGAACTGATATTAGTAAATGTTCAAAGCTTCCTCGATAAACCAATTTCGTTGCAGTGTATTGCCCTTTGCCTCATATCTCTGTTTTGATCAAAAGcatatggctcgagatggaccTTTATTAACCAATTGAAAATTGTGTTTTTTGTCGATCTAGGATAGAAATGcttctttcaaaattttatatgCATCAGATGTATACACTGCGGAGGAAGGGACCCCGGCCCACTGCTGATCCAGACAAAACAgtagaactcatcccaaaagactagcctatTAGGAGAGAGATCTCATTTGATCTATATATCCCACACCAGTTGTTCTTACAACCGATGtgagaattgagtccgtaacaacTGCCATCCCCGGAAAACTCCTCCCAACGGCCCCCAGCCCCCCACAGCGTCTTAAACTCTGACCTGTGATTCATTTATCCTCAAGCAGGCCAGCTTTTCAACCATTGTTATGTTATTCCTTTCCTActacatggagtattattatATTTGGCCTAATGTTTAGTTTGTTTACTAGTACTAGGAGTATTTAAAGATCCCCTggatactttttttttaatataattaacaGTTTTGTGGAGCATAGGCAGAGGCTTTCACAAGGAGAGAGATGAAGAAGTCTGCGTATTTAAGTACGCTTCTAGACGAAGTTTTCAAAACCATCTCCAATggtaatttaaaattcaaaatggaTTAGATAATTAGTTTCAATTTCAATAATACTAGTAAATACTAGTATTAGAGTAAGGGGTATAAGCACAGAAATAAGACTTACTTATTACCCATAAAATCCGAAAATAGATGACCAAGATATAATAATTGTCATAAAGATTTTGCGATATCATCTTAAGGGTATATATTATTGTATGCGCAGGGAAATAAAGGTGCATTATATTATTTCGTTGTGTAATTTTCGGACTCAATATTGATTTACCACAAATTTGTAAATTAAACCACTGATCTTGTTATCATATACTATTATAATCTATGTGGTGTTATTATATTATGGTTTTCAGAAATTGTTCATTTTTTGAGATAAAAACGTGTTTGTTCAATGATATGTTTGATTTGTTATATTTATAACTGTTCAATAAAGATGTTTATTTATAACTTCTTATGGTTATGCGATTTGATTTCTAGAAATAGGGAATCATCCTGAATAGAAcgttgatttaaaaaaattaaaataatcttttaattttaaattaattaatttataatatcactATAATCGTTAGAGACAATTGGAAAAATGCTCTAAGCTTTACCTTTTACTGAACAAAGAGCGAGGTAGCGTACACATGTGCACGGTTTATTTGACTAATTATCCTCGATGATAAGTTATTGTTAATTTTGGAATAATCggcaaaattaaaatataaattaaattcttTTTATCTATTGACAAGATTTATTCATAgtaattgaaaaatattttgTGCAAAAATTTCGATTACATAAATACTAGTACTTTGTTGATTAATTTTGTGTATACTTTGTTGATTAATTTTGTGTATACTTTGTTAATTGAGGGGCCGGGCCGGGACCACCATGATATAACTGGGCAAGACACGATcgtaaggccatccgcaatggcgcctagcgcaccgcctagccgagcgccggcgcaaGGTGGTGCGCTAGGcggtccattgcaaccgcctagccaATTTCGGAataaaaaaccgcctagcgctaggcgatttcggggcgctgggcgatccgctcggcgctattgcagcgtccggatcgcctagcgcatcgcctagccgatttttaatttttttttaaatttttgaaacactatatatacgcgctttgcacgtcattttcattcacaccacttgttttaacgagtactctctctatcttaatttctgtacaagatcaacaccgagaaatgagtaacgccggtggtagtagtggtggggatgttGAGGAGTACGAtcgtataatgaacgaagcgctagaggcctatacgaaccgtgagattgatcgatggatgcagagggccttgcagccggcggtacctcgacctcgcccagtggtccaccgccgaaaagtgattgatcgtgatcacgtagctacACATCAGCGcatatacgaagactacttcgcacaagagccgcggttcaacgccaaccatttcaggcgccgttttaggatgagcaggcccctgtttatgcgtattgttaacgctttggagcatcgatatctgtatttccgcttcagacacaatgcggctggcagacccggccacacacctattcaaaagtgcactgcggcaatccggcagttggcctacggaggcgcggcagacatgtgggacgagtacctccacatcgtgAGACGACttcccttgaatgtatgaagtatttttgtttgggcgtgattgaaatattcagtgatcagtactttcgaagccctacccccgaagactgccaggatcttttgcggatgcacggggaacatcatgggttcccggggatgttaggcagcatagattgtatgcattgggagtggaagaactgtccagCTTCCTGGAAgaggttctacacgaccggctacaagggaaagaatcccacgatgatcctcgaggccgtagctgattaccaaCTGcggatttgacatgcgtattttgggatagccggttcgaacaacgatctcaacgtcctcaactcgtcgccacttttcaacgagcagtgccagggtgtcagtccggccatcagttttgtcgctaatggcaaccggcatgatatgggctactacttggcggatgggatataccctaggtggcccgtctttgtgaagacgatccgatgcgcattagatgagaggaaggcctactttgcggcactgcaggagtcggcgcgcaaggacgtggagcgcgcatttggtgtgctccagtctcgatgggcggcagttaggggtccaacgcgtttgtggcatgtctactgcattgctgatataatgtacgcctgtattatcatgcacaacatgattgttgaagatgaaggtgtacaactgactagttggaccaacgacgataatgaagccggtccaagccacggcgtggccgcccccaacgtacggagtggggtacctcacgatgaagtcggtcgcctccaagcacatgctgacatgcgccaaacggaggctcatattcgactccaaaaggatttaattgaagagttatgggcgcggaggactgcacgacgttagtttttttttaattgtgtaattttttttaattaatgtactttttaattttaataatattattgaattttctcgtatctgtatcgtaaatttaattccgtattttgtgtgattgttaattatttgttttatataattttgagtgatgtggctaggctatggctgtgctatttgcttgttttgatgatgcgacaggaggatttttagtgttgatgatgtggcaggaggtgtttgtggctaggctatggctggctattgctgggctattcctattgtggatggcctaaatgaATTATAAATATCTATCCTCTTCCTATATGATCTTCTTCACATTCTCAATTATTCAATCGATCAAATTAATTCTAcaaacattataaaattaattgggTCCACTACtatatgaaagaaaaaaatgtaGTTTATTCATGTATCCGGGATTTGATATTGCTCGTTGAATATATATGCTCTTTGAAAATCCCAATTTATTCCCATCTATTTTAACTCATAGTAATAACGTGGGTGGCTAAAACAATTTTCTCTGTAATACTGACATGTTAAAACTCAACattttgattataattaatACAAGATGTGTATAATTAAGTCTAATCAATCGATGGCTAAATTGTTTCATTTTCACACTCGGCAGGTCATGGGTGCATGCATCGACGTATTACGACGTCGCATTCCGAAATGCAAAATATTGAATGTATCATTGATTTGTCCAACTAAAATCCGCTTCACAAAACTGGAACCAGCAAAGTAGAAGCTAATCTTCATCGCTTGTAAAATTC from Salvia splendens isolate huo1 chromosome 15, SspV2, whole genome shotgun sequence encodes the following:
- the LOC121768002 gene encoding stemmadenine O-acetyltransferase-like, with protein sequence MEIETKVTSIDTIKPSSPTPISLQKHHLSFLDQMFAPILMPIVYFYSSNPKISKSQFSNHLKTSLSKTLSIYYPLAGRLVGNLYVDCNDAGVPFAEAEANCTLSQAVTNPNPQNTYKFAIPPKTLGLCMAVQATYFRCGGVAVAISMSHKVGDALSAFMLAKAWSSSSSTDSATPLPKFEAATYFPPQNIPVDVTASALTKEEHVVRIFTFPESEIAALRERYSDGGGRRPSRSEALTAFIWTRFITATGVRSDPLKTCALTHIVNLRGRVDPPMSEYSFGNILGVSRANPGAGDDGAELVRKMREAVKAVDGGGRNFMEENADLIGNEVVSLGFSSLVGFPGYEVDFGLGKPVWIGLGWIPFMNTVYFMDSKCGGNGIETIIILKKHDMDKLQASLVISTSKL